TGTGAGACTGAAGCTAAACGAATATGTGACGTTGTTTTGTTTACAGTCTTAAAGGCGGGAGTTTATCATGCGTTAATATTTCAAACACACGCTCGTTTCATTACTGTTAAAGTTTACGTGTTGTTGGGGGGGTGCGATCTGGTTTAATAACAACGGTATGTCATTGTTTTTCAGCGGCGTTTTAGCTCCTCGTCGGCTCAGTGTGGCTGATAAAACTCCCGTCCAGATCCTTCATGAATACGGCGTCAAAACCGGCACTGCCCCCGAGTACGCGCTCATTCGTGCTGACGGGGACGCGCACCAGCCCTCTTTCATCTTGAGTGTCACTATTGGAGATGTTGTCTGCAAAGGTCTGTTTTTACATCAGTCTGTAGCTcattttaaacttatttaaagCAATACTAGTATTATTACAATCATTTATAATTAAGATATTTAGAAAACCTGTAGATCACAGTGTATTGTATATTCAAACGACATTATCTGTGTACACCATTATTAACACGATTCCTATTGTTTTGTAAAGGTCAAGGATCCACTAAAAAGGCTGCCAAGCAAGAAGCTGCCACCGCTGCCTTAAAATTATTACAAATCGACACCCAGCTGAAGTAAACAACACACTATAGACTCTTATATAAATGAcaatattaactttaaattgagCTAACGCTTGTTTCCTGAATCTTTCATAGTGATGAGAGAGAGAATCATGGTGTGTCTCTTGAATCTGTTGATGCCTCGAATCCTGTGGGAATACTGCAGGTATCTGACACAACCCTTCATGTCAAGTGTTATTATTCGAGAGTGTTTTTAGTAAAACTGTAGTGTTTATCAAACGTTTTGTGTTTCAGGAGTTGGCGATGCAGAGAGTTTGGTGTTTGCCGGAGTATGTGTTGTGTATGGAAACAGGGCCCGATCATATGAAAGAGTTCTCGGTTGTCTGTCGATTAGAAGGACTGGAAGAAGCGGGTAAGTTTACCGTAATGCTACTCGCATGTTCTGTGTATGAACGCTCCTGTGACTGTAAATGTGCTTTTACACACCAGGTACCGGCAGCTCTAAAAAGATGGCCAGAAGAGCGGCGGCCGAGCGAATGCTGGAAAAACTCCGGATTTTATCTGGATCTTCTGAGATTACATGGGTAAGTgtgacacatacagtacacatgataaatgtatttaaataataaaattgcTCACGTACATGACCTCAAACCCAAAGGTAGTATATGAAGGCCGTTTGTGTTTCTTTTACAGAAAGTGGCTGACCTCAATACATATTCTAATTCATAGTTTCTTCTTCAACCTATTTCAAGTCTGCATCCCTGCCCCTGAAATCGCATATTGTGACTTTTAgccacaccaaaagattttttaaatccatcagattttcaaaatgtgagagaccacaaacatgatgaGAAAAACACTTAACACGTTTGTTCCTATGTTGTGTGGAGTGCTGCTATGTGGTCATGACAGCACACCGCGCACCATCAGATTAACTTCACAAACAACGCGAGTCTCAATTAagaacacaggaaatctcgcTGAGATCTTGCAATGTTTCTTGCGGCCAAACGTGACttcacagtaaacaaaaaaattgcatGTAATGGATTGCATTTTTACATCTTTGATGGTCATCACACTTTCGACTTTCGTTTTTAGTTTCGTCTTTCATCAGCTCGCTTTCTTATTGGTTATCGTTATGtttcatgtgtgtgtttgtccttGGGGTTCCCCCCACACAACTGATTTGAGATCTTAATGCACTGCGCACCACAGGAAAATCTGATAAGCTAATTGGTTTAAACACATAGACGATTGAGATACTACAGAGGATTGTCGTAAGTGTGCCCAATTCAGCCCGTTTTTATCTTGTGGTGTGTACCCGGCTTAAGAGTGACGTTCCTACCTACTCAATAGGGCTGGGGCGATTAATCATGCGATTATGCTTTCTacgcttctcaatgaattacggtgaaattcCCCTACAAACTCAATATGCGCCGCAGATGTACCATTTACACACAGCTCCAGGAAATGCCTTTAAGCATAtgtatattaaaaaatgtaggtattttcatgataataaagaatatttataatAGAGCTGACGAAAAACTCGTCTGTGATTCTCCGATTCTCATGCGggtctcatcagtaaagccggttcggtgattagtaGTTAACCAatatcacctgctttcagatgtagttgcatttactacacagagcagTATTTCACCGAAAGCTAGACAAAATCGTGTTTGTTATCGTGGAAGATCGTTTTCGATTATGAACGCGATTTTGCCTAACTTCTTGGTgaaatacggctctgtgtagttaatgccgctccatctgaaagcaggtgatggcaatttactac
The genomic region above belongs to Paramisgurnus dabryanus chromosome 15, PD_genome_1.1, whole genome shotgun sequence and contains:
- the prkra gene encoding interferon-inducible double-stranded RNA-dependent protein kinase activator A homolog, with translation MRIRTTMMADSAGVLAPRRLSVADKTPVQILHEYGVKTGTAPEYALIRADGDAHQPSFILSVTIGDVVCKGQGSTKKAAKQEAATAALKLLQIDTQLNDERENHGVSLESVDASNPVGILQELAMQRVWCLPEYVLCMETGPDHMKEFSVVCRLEGLEEAGTGSSKKMARRAAAERMLEKLRILSGSSEITWTPPPRVNLDSFWHSTGERISLLKRSPLSIPNTDYIQMLLELSLEQGFQVTYMDIDELTVNGQYQCLVELSTRPVTVCHGSGITSSNAQNSAAHNALQYVKMVANKQ